Proteins encoded by one window of Cloeon dipterum chromosome 2, ieCloDipt1.1, whole genome shotgun sequence:
- the LOC135935459 gene encoding uncharacterized protein LOC135935459, with the protein MRSLLCFVVFCAATALSQGEKTKTEEVEELLNASDQLDFGGASDLVLFLGSTGVGKSTLSKFITHNPSLQSVKIGSSYVFTDNGTISTITSKSMTLLPNIYKDPETKQLIVDCPGFSDTREEKYEIAASFFVKKVLEYGKKLKIILVENHFSLTEGADRFGFKRLLKHVSELIPNVERLRGSLALIATKVINQGIPDDEEKTDILSFMSNFANDLRNDLTVQKQNETLFKTTEGILKALETLYGDGSGNNVALFRKPNRAGDPWQSSILLKCYQDIRALIFHTTPWIDNQNQVYRYTLTTDSVVFIRDHLVPNNNRNAMTEINKILYIFQAGIETKISPPGHTVSQKIEILGGFKKQFGNVLDTRLVNVKDVTLLGDNLSKISPIPGIDPKILERLVFKAKFFSDVGGVDIKQFISEVRQEVAKTDKRLGDILHFYQFLQTLEIKLENYLPQFVRHSSFRQITKADFKTFIFDASKFNIEFDNKNKILGITLADYMITDLNKVLATSLNYQVNYHHNQQTGELLVEARNLLISEINGKLPAYAGLNSITLVAAKKIFVDQKLTVVNSHLNVIAPSIEILDNPKEILMQGSNAGPYPGKAADSQTLTVPGNEGHAGYPGNNAGNILLLANDVIRPDLLTLRSAGGSGGRGQNAGNGRDGVASTYPSIGAVIMGSAGEVDQHVRNHGFEVHRAGDYMVASSKKENVLPSNGGNGGAGGPGGRPGHIVVKVKNHASGNLVKTAQVVGPQGEGGDGGVGGTGMAQCARKHYSCVSHEIRGKCGKWYRRKSCTKGWEYRCFPQNLDMCDKYPNGSAGNKGTSVEGTQPNYPLKPIAYGQIWHYLNERIGPFQQIGNEYNELYQYAQNAVDKS; encoded by the coding sequence ATGAGGAGTCTGCTTTGCTTTGTTGTGTTTTGCGCCGCAACTGCACTGTCGCAAggcgaaaaaacaaaaaccgaGGAAGTTGAAGAGCTTCTCAACGCAAGCGACCAACTGGATTTTGGTGGTGCTTCGGACCTAGTGCTTTTTTTGGGATCGACGGGTGTTGGAAAAAGCACCTTATCAAAATTCATTACGCACAATCCCAGTCTGCAGTCCGTTAAAATTGGGAGCAGCTACGTTTTTACAGACAACGGCACCATCAGTACCATCACAAGCAAGTCGATGACTCTTCTGCCGAATATATACAAGGACCCTGAAACTAAACAGTTGATCGTTGACTGTCCCGGCTTCAGCGACACCAGGGAAGAGAAATACGAAATTGCCGCTTCGTTTTTCGTCAAAAAAGTGCTGGAGTACGggaaaaagctcaaaattatCCTTGTTGAAAATCACTTTAGTTTAACTGAAGGCGCCGACCGGTTTGGGTTCAAGCGATTATTGAAACACGTTTCTGAGCTTATTCCGAATGTTGAGCGCCTTAGgggctctctcgctctcatcGCAACAAAGGTGATAAACCAAGGTATTCCTGATGACGAGGAAAAAACCGATATATTAAGCTTCATGAGCAATTTTGCCAACGATTTGAGAAACGACTTGACTGTCCAAAAGCAAAACGAAACACTCTTCAAAACCACTGAGGGGATTTTGAAGGCATTAGAGACCTTGTATGGCGATGGCTCTGGCAATAACGTGGCTCTTTTTAGAAAACCTAACCGGGCAGGAGATCCGTGGCAGTCATCAATTCTTTTGAAATGCTACCAAGACATCAGGGCGCTGATTTTCCACACAACGCCATGGATTGACAATCAAAATCAGGTATACCGGTATACCCTTACAACAGACAGCGTTGTTTTCATTAGAGATCACCTCGTGCCCAATAACAACAGAAATGCAATGACTGAGATAAACAAAAtcctttatatttttcaagcagGAATTGAGACAAAGATCAGCCCGCCCGGTCATACAGTTTCGCAAAAGATAGAAATCCTTGGTGGCTTCAAGAAACAATTTGGAAACGTTCTTGACACTCGCCTAGTAAATGTAAAAGATGTAACTTTACTCGGGgacaatttgtcaaaaatatcACCAATTCCAGGCATTGACCCCAAAATTTTAGAGCGCCTCGTTTTCAAGGCTAAATTTTTCAGTGATGTTGGTGGCGTAGATATTAAGCAATTTATCAGTGAAGTGAGGCAAGAGGTTGCTAAAACTGACAAGAGGCTGGGTGACATACtgcatttttaccaatttctacAAACCCTCGAAATCAAACTTGAAAACTACCTTCCACAATTTGTGCGCCATTCCTCTTTCAGACAGATTACAAAAGCCGACTTCAAAACCTTTATTTTCGATGCGTCAAAATTCAACATCGAATttgataacaaaaacaaaattttgggaATCACCTTGGCAGACTATATGATCACAGACCTGAACAAGGTTCTCGCAACCAGCCTTAACTACCAGGTCAACTACCATCACAACCAGCAAACGGGGGAGCTGCTCGTAGAGGCGCGCAACCTACTCATCAGCGAAATAAACGGCAAGCTGCCCGCCTACGCCGGCCTTAACTCCATCACTCTTGTAGCGgctaaaaaaattttcgtGGACCAAAAATTGACCGTGGTTAACTCGCACCTGAACGTCATCGCGCCCTCAATTGAGATACTGGACAACCCCAAGGAAATCCTGATGCAAGGTTCCAACGCGGGGCCATACCCTGGTAAAGCAGCCGACTCGCAAACTCTCACCGTGCCAGGTAACGAGGGCCACGCAGGCTACCCCGGCAACAACGCGGGCAACATTCTGCTCTTAGCAAACGACGTCATTAGACCAGACCTGCTGACCCTTCGAAGTGCCGGCGGCAGCGGAGGGCGCGGCCAAAACGCAGGCAACGGAAGGGACGGGGTAGCAAGCACCTACCCTTCCATCGGGGCGGTCATCATGGGCAGCGCTGGCGAGGTCGACCAGCACGTGCGCAACCACGGTTTCGAGGTGCACCGTGCAGGCGACTACATGGTGGCAAGCAGCAAGAAAGAAAACGTACTGCCATCCAATGGCGGAAACGGAGGGGCCGGCGGTCCAGGGGGCCGGCCAGGACACATTGTGGTCAAGGTGAAGAATCACGCCAGTGGAAACCTCGTGAAAACAGCGCAGGTCGTTGGGCCCCAGGGCGAGGGCGGGGACGGCGGGGTCGGAGGCACGGGGATGGCACAGTGCGCGAGGAAGCACTACAGTTGCGTCAGTCACGAAATCAGAGGCAAGTGTGGAAAGTGGTATAGGAGGAAATCGTGCACCAAGGGATGGGAGTACAGGTgctttcctcaaaatttggaTATGTGCGATAAGTACCCCAACGGCAGCGCTGGAAACAAAGGCACGAGCGTGGAAGGAACACAGCCTAACTACCCTTTGAAGCCTATCGCATATGGTCAAATTTGGCACTACCTGAACGAACGCATAGGACCGTTTCAACAAATTGGGAATGAGTATAACGAACTATACCAATATGCCCAAAATGCGGTAGacaaaagttga
- the LOC135937046 gene encoding uncharacterized protein LOC135937046, with amino-acid sequence MRADNMEGEGTKTENPILTDQLSSNTKNSETDDDSSDEATSHSSSQDSWGFRPILHSSAIEDEVAEYKPSIVLINPPPSWAKKFSTSILARVGDDRSLQPAVKCAGEFIPLQLSKEEQQEASVELTIMRLLTSIRDKVENSGDEEKNSSEDNDSSSPIGSIVDESSQNISQDLGSSELALKTENADKLDEGKPSQSKRSTQVSGNCDEAGIKEFSIHERLKMVSTDLEVVDLEEGEISDGIATELSQSKHFDDLRSKINSKKHEVNILKRKPPSAAENDYSDVKLTKYRKLFVDQVEIVSVADKLNQMRRNGIGTDCEVNVGDRTYHCHSLILMRNSTYLRDLFREKSTYSVEIEDVTPEVFQIILDYLYLSNVNFKSYGEARQVLAASLALQIPELVKICTKFCTQQLLGDQSTFWPALDSLLKDQPEPYQLNLSQISTLNTLLISKEFLNIDINTLNFIVEQKFFIRCYENILITSVEEWAKHHLQNSKIEVNLDNLRSILGRVFFKLRYFSLSQKDLCALFKKTQLLTESEKLYLLEWSVTRTGNPQSESLCTIKYSRGTCSSSVLRLPKFSGASYLSVYDANKVNCSFFFTPTTDMLLLTFDYFSQIPPVKPRSNVYNEEFTAQILRIDDENRLEVLREVHSVNKVEYDSIIRVKMPVPVLLRKGRRSSYGIKLILSSAGKYKVLKNNFWGGMNPFEKNHLKPLKSDWSWGNDGIFSALSYKILV; translated from the exons ATGAGAGCAGATAACATGGAAGGAGAAGGTACAAAAACCGAGAATCCCATCCTTACCGATCAGCTGTCAA GCAATACGAAAAACAGTGAGACTGATGATGACTCTTCAGATGAAGCGACGAGCCATTCGAGTTCCCAAGACTCATGGGGTTTTAGACCAATTTTACACTCATCGGCAATTGAGGATGAGGTTGCCGAGTATAAGCCCTCAATTGTTCTCATTAACCCACCGCCAAGCTGGGCTAAAA AATTCTCAACCAGCATTTTAGCGCGAGTTGGGGATGACAGGTCATTACAACCTGCAGTCAAGTGCGCTGGTGAATTCATTCCTCTACAGCTGAGCAAAGAGGAACAGCAAGAAGCGAGCGTGGAATTGACTATTATGAGACTGCTCACAAGCATTAGGGATAAGGTGGAGAATAGTGGAGatgaagaaaaaaactcaTCTGAGGATAATGATTCCAGTAGCCCTATCGGCTCAATTGTGGACGAATCAAGCCAAAACATTAGCCAGGACCTAGGAAGTTCTGAACTTgcattaaaaactgaaaatgctGATAAGCTAGATGAAGGGAAACCCTCACAGAGCAAGAGAAGCACGCAGGTCTCTGGAAATTGTGATGAAGCAGGCATTAAAGAGTTCAGCATCCACGAAAGACTGAAAATGGTTTCCACTGATCTAGAAGTGGTTGATCTAGAGGAAGGAGAAATCTCTGATGGCATTGCAACTGAATTGTCCCAATCCAAACATTTTGACGATTTGAGAAGTAAAATTAACAGCAAGAAACATGAAGTCAATATTCTCAAGAGGAAACCCCCGTCTGCTGCAGAAAATGACTACAGCGACGTCAAACTGACT AAATATCGTAAGCTCTTTGTTGACCAAGTGGAAATAGTCTCAGTCGCAGACAAACTCAATCAAATGCGCAGGAATGGCATTGGAACTGACTGCGAAGTCAATGTCGGAGACAGG ACTTACCACTGTCACTCGCTGATTTTGATGAGGAATAGCACTTACTTAAGAGATTTGTTCAGGGAGAAAAGCACCTACTCGGTAGAAATTGAGGACGTGACTCCTGAGGTGTTCCAAATAATCTTGGA CTACCTGTACCTGAGTAATGTTAATTTCAAGTCCTATGGAGAAGCACGACAAGTACTTGCTGCGTCATTAGCGCTCCAGATTCCCGAACTGGTGAAAATTTGCACCAAGTTCTGCACTCAGCAGCTGCTTGGAGACCAGTCAACCTTCTGGCCTGCCTTGGATAGCCTCTTGAAAGACCAACCAGAGCCATACCAACTCAAT cTGTCACAAATTAGTACCCTCAACACCCTTCTCATAAGTAAAGAGTTCCTCAACATAGACATCAATACTCTGAACTTCATTGTGGAGCAAAAGTTCTTCATCCGTTGCtatgaaaacattttgatcACGTCTGTGGAGGAGTGGGCCAAACATCATCTGCAAAACTCGAAAATTGAAGTTAACCTTGACAACCTGAGGTCAATTCTGGGCAGGGTTTTCTTCAAACTCCGCTATTTCTCTCTTTCACAAAAAGACCTTTGTGCATTGTTCAAGAAAACTCAACTTCTGACAGAGAGTGAAAAGCTTTATTTATTAGAATGGAGCGTTACAAGAACTGGGAACCCTCAAAGTGAATCCTTATGCACCATCAAGTATTCCAG GGGGACATGCAGCTCGAGTGTTCTTCGTCttccaaaattttctggtGCTTCTTACCTTTCAGTTTATGATGCAAACAAAGTAAACTGCTCCTTCTTCTTCACCCCAACCACTGACATGCTCCTGTTGACTTTTGACTACTTCTCTCAG ATTCCACCTGTTAAGCCGCGATCAAATGTGTACAATGAAGAGTTCACTGCTCAAATTCTTAGGATCGACGATGAAAACCGTTTGGAGGTCCTGCGTGAAGTACACTCTGTAAACAAAGTGGAGTATGACTCGATCATCCGAGTGAAGATGCCTGTGCCAGTGCTGCTGCGCAAAGGCAGGCGCTCATCTTACGGCATCAAACTAATCCTGAGTTCTGCAGGTAAATACAAGGTGCTAAAGAATAACTTCTGGGGTGGTATGAatccttttgaaaaaaatcacctcAAACCCTTAAAGAGCGATTGGTCCTGGGGAAATGACGGCATCTTTTCTGCCCTAAGCTACAAAATCTTGGTCTGA
- the LOC135937054 gene encoding zinc finger CCHC domain-containing protein 10-like isoform X1, translated as MKNFTLTIAICLAAVVCSSHAFRLPFKPPPFLQNQIDELRDKLQEELDRIREQLENLANLGSGRTTSAPVEELTTVDGGVTDATAIETTAPPSEETSSIPTEEQPETTSAATTTTTTKAADSSEESDESDKSKESNESKSKDSDESKSKDSNESKSKDSNESKSKGKNSKEKGSKEKGSKEKGSKEKGGK; from the exons ATGAAAAACTT caCTCTCACCATCGCGATTTGCCTTGCGGCTGTCGTGTGCAGCTCACACGCATTCCGCCTCCCTTTCAAGCCGCCCCCATTCCTGCAAAACCAAATTGATGAACTGAGGGATAAGCTTCAGGAAGAGTTGGATAGAATCAGGGAACAGCTCGAAAACCTCGCTAATCTTGGTTCTGGGAGAACCACGTCGGCTCCAGTGGAAGAGTTAACTACTGTTGATGGCGGCGTTACGGATGCAACTGCTATTGAGACTACCGCTCCACCATCAGAAGAAACATCTTCAATACCGACAGAGGAGCAACCCGAGACAACTTCTGCTGcaactactactactactactaag GCGGCCGACAGCAGTGAAGAGAGTGATGAAAGTGACAAGTCGAAGGAGTCAAACGAGAGCAAATCCAAAGACTCGGATGAGAGCAAATCCAAGGATTCTAATGAGAGCAAATCCAAGGATTCTAATGAGAGCAAATCCAAGGGAAAGAACTCGAAAGAAAAGGGCTCTAAGGAAAAGGGGTCCAAGGAAAAGGGGTCCAAGGAAAAGGGGGGGAAATAG
- the LOC135937054 gene encoding uncharacterized protein LOC135937054 isoform X2 — protein sequence MKNFTLTIAICLAAVVCSSHAFRLPFKPPPFLQNQIDELRDKLQEELDRIREQLENLANLGSGRTTSAPVEELTTVDGGVTDATAIETTAPPSEETSSIPTEEQPETTSAATTTTTKAADSSEESDESDKSKESNESKSKDSDESKSKDSNESKSKDSNESKSKGKNSKEKGSKEKGSKEKGSKEKGGK from the exons ATGAAAAACTT caCTCTCACCATCGCGATTTGCCTTGCGGCTGTCGTGTGCAGCTCACACGCATTCCGCCTCCCTTTCAAGCCGCCCCCATTCCTGCAAAACCAAATTGATGAACTGAGGGATAAGCTTCAGGAAGAGTTGGATAGAATCAGGGAACAGCTCGAAAACCTCGCTAATCTTGGTTCTGGGAGAACCACGTCGGCTCCAGTGGAAGAGTTAACTACTGTTGATGGCGGCGTTACGGATGCAACTGCTATTGAGACTACCGCTCCACCATCAGAAGAAACATCTTCAATACCGACAGAGGAGCAACCCGAGACAACTTCTGCTGcaactactactactacta AGGCGGCCGACAGCAGTGAAGAGAGTGATGAAAGTGACAAGTCGAAGGAGTCAAACGAGAGCAAATCCAAAGACTCGGATGAGAGCAAATCCAAGGATTCTAATGAGAGCAAATCCAAGGATTCTAATGAGAGCAAATCCAAGGGAAAGAACTCGAAAGAAAAGGGCTCTAAGGAAAAGGGGTCCAAGGAAAAGGGGTCCAAGGAAAAGGGGGGGAAATAG
- the LOC135937045 gene encoding uncharacterized protein LOC135937045: MQKMNIKTDPEGPCYELVDHVKIEMTKPQDAMNNPWTHLTEASHVENWRTHLTELKLEEQLKRMQEKGVLVDCAVNCRSSHSIRCHKLFLVRISPVLEQKLANSDILFLDCDTDTCEALIRFAYTNVVVCQSTELILNLHRLAKKIACDRLANICILKYRGSLKIDTAIQDFDMLDVEEDIDLTQQCLEFIATHTDVVLNQTPFMYMANEQTAGYLSKMKIRMFLSEENMNISSELILVNALELWAEKQVKLQGKQCSHNTIKDTVALLLPKIRILTLNQKELREWFSNTNMLTDDEKMLVCAYKEKRLDTNSLPPFVNRNELKRNAINTAVKHTLVLPQESFKSPNDGEVPQTPLTPVITAVPSTSKQVVPCDSGTRKRGMHHRNPSAEGPNKRRSFEKVNGTSPCSTHSKSEYKESTHSVWNYSSDQKSTSNSGTTGEPGQTDISLITLESPEKLVPFDCALLVRDAENKNYFKTYKLHRIFVGRFGGFLYDLINGQTSDNFILDVSNRPPLPLYKLESDVSLDIFDIIIKYLYNDNYSCSPKELPRVYSLAKYWKMTPILKRCAKQLHYSLTAHTVWYTLQVAQELKNRHLEEKCFEEIKRQPLKCFDITADELKTISPYVVRKISELSTIDVRSEADIIVFVENWARAKLTAPGNEPNKNQIQSFLSNIIPNLRFLAISLEDFNEFVSKTELLKEDDRNAVFAHLSGNPRGKHNKELSPFINQSNSSRFKTYHTGPTLYRSYSILKNGFKPVQLIVNDSSPGFAAIQFTTDQPVNLHGFTIQSQSSLENASHNDYLENMHVTLWSLDLVKKKHTLIKLLLKEFKPQVCYNRNIKLMFDHPVPLKTSPIRWYVLMLKLKSKGCYSFKDISQVETRPVIRKFMDVQFKCLKFEYDCGYAGIFESLLVSKIDAPIPT, encoded by the exons atgcagaaaatgaACATAAAAACTGATCCTGAGGGGCCTTGTTATGAATTGGTTGACCACGTTAAAATAGAGATGACGAAACCTCAAGACGCAATGAACAACCCATGGACACATCTTACTGAGGCTTCGCATGTTGAg aACTGGAGGACCCACTTGACTGAATTGAAACTTGAAGAACAATTGAAACGGATGCAAGAAAAGGGCGTATTAGTAGACTGCGCTGTAAATTGTAGAAGTAGCCAT AGCATTAGATGCCACAAATTGTTTCTGGTTCGGATAAGCCCTGTTTTAGAACAGAAACTAGCCAActcagatattttatttctggatTGCGACACTGACACATGTGAAGCTTTGATAAG ATTTGCCTACACAAACGTTGTTGTGTGTCAAAGTAcagagttaattttaaacctcCACCGGCTTGCGAAGAAGATCGCATGCGATCGTCTGGCGAACATCTGTATTTTGAAATACAGAGGTAGCTTGAAGATTGATACTGCAATTCAAGATTTTGATATGCTGGACGTTGAAGAGGATATTGATTTGACACAACAATGTTTAGAG ttcataGCCACTCACACAGATGTTGTGTTAAACCAAACTCCATTCATGTATATGGCCAACGAACAAACAGCAGGATACctctcaaaaatgaaaatccggATGTTCTTGTCTGAAGAAAATATGAACATTTCTTCAGAACTGATATTAGTGAATGCATTAGAACTTTGGGCTGAAAAGCAAGTAAAGTTGCAGGGGAAGCAGTGCTCTCACAACACCATAAAAGATACGGTGGCATTGCTTCTACCTAAAATCCGAATTCTGACCTTAAATCAAAAAGAATTGAGAGAATGGTTCAGTAATACCAACATGTTGACTGATGACGAGAAAATGTTAGTTTGTGCATACAAGGAAAAGAGG CTGGACACGAACAGTCTTCCACCGTTTGTAAATAGGAATGAGTTGAAGAGAAATGCCATAAACACAGCAGTGAAACACACGCTAGTGCTTCCTCAAGAAAGCTTCAAG agTCCAAATGATGGAGAAGTTCCTCAAACTCCCCTTACTCCTGTCATAACTGCTGTACCAAGTACATCCAAGCAAGTCGTTCCATGTGATTCCGGAACAAGAAAAAGGGGAATGCATCACAGAAACCCTTCTGCAGAGGGTCCGAATAAAAGGAGAAGTTTCGAGAAGGTGAATGGAACGTCACCCTGCAGTACGCACTCAAAATCAGAGTACAAAGAATCAACTCACTCAGTCTGGAACTACAGCTCTGATCAGAAa AGCACCAGCAATTCTGGGACGACAGGAGAACCAGGCCAAACAGATATTAGCTTAATAACTTTAGAGTCGCCGGAAAAACTCGTCCCCTTTGACTGCGCCCTGTTAGTTAGagatgcagaaaataaaaattattttaag ACGTACAAACTGCACCGCATCTTTGTTGGACGTTTCGGTGGCTTTCTGTATGACCTGATAAATGGACAGACATCGGATAACTTCATACTAGATGTTAGTAACCGCCCTCCTTTGCCTCTGTACAAACTTGAAAGTGACGTCTCTTTGGACATCTTTGATATCATAATTAA GTATTTATACAATGATAACTACAGTTGTAGCCCAAAGGAGCTTCCTCGAGTGTATTCCCTTGCCAAATACTGGAAAATGACGCCGATATTGAAGAGGTGTGCCAAACAACTTCATTATTCTCTAACTGCTCATACTGTTTGGTATACATTGCAAGTCGCTCAGGAACTGAAAAATAGGCATCTAgaagaaaaatgctttgag GAGATTAAACGTCAACCTTTGAAATGCTTTGATATCACTGCTGATGAACTGAAAACTATTAGCCCCTATGTAGTGAGAAAGATCTCTGAATTGTCCACCATCGATGTGAGATCAGAGGCTGATATCATAGTATTTGTGGAGAACTGGGCCAGAGCCAAGCTGACTGCGCCGGGAAATGAACCCaacaaaaaccaaattcaaaGCTTCCTTTCCAATATCATTCCAAACTTGCGCTTTTTGGCCATCTCTCTTGAAGACTTCAATGAGTTCGTCAGCAAGACGGAACTATTGAAAGAGGATGACCGAAACGCCGTGTTCGCGCATTTATCAGGCAACCCCAGAGGAAAACACAACAAGGAACTGTCACCCTTCATCAACCAGAGCAATTCCAGTAGATTCAAAACGTACCATACTGGACCAACCTT GTATCGGTCGTACAGCATCTTGAAAAATGGGTTTAAACCTGTGCAGCTGATTGTAAATGATAGTTCACCAGGATTTGCTGCAATACAGTTTACTACAGACCAGCCTGTTAATTTGCATGGTTTCACGATACAAAGTCAGTCATCCCTTGAGAACGCGAGTCACAATGATTACCTGGAGAACATGCATGTCACTCTGTGGAGCTTAGATCTGGTTAAAAAGAAGCATACACTTATCAAATTGCTATTAAAAGAGTTCAAGCCGCAAGTTTGTTACAACAGGAACATCAAACTTATGTTTGACCATCCTGTTCCATTGAAAACTTCTCCCATCCGATGGTATGTTCTTATgctgaaattgaaaagtaaaGGATGCTACAGCTTTAAAGATATCTCGCAAGTTGAGACTAGGCCAGTCATACGTAAATTCATGGACGTGCAATTTAAATGTCTCAAGTTTGAGTATGACTGTGGTTATGCTGGCATCTTTGAATCTCTGCTAGTGTCAAAGATTGATGCGCCTATCCCAACTTGA